In one Bordetella pertussis 18323 genomic region, the following are encoded:
- a CDS encoding ornithine cyclodeaminase family protein, whose protein sequence is MLHIDDAMIEDAVTPQAAQEVLHAAFLDFGRGSAAMQRRVRTEAGGVKLSTLGAVIPGQGVAGAKVYTTIKGQFQFVILLFSAADGRPLATCDAGTLTRKRTAACTVLAAGALARPRSSVLGLFGAGTQGAEHAAQLSARFALEAILVHDPYASPEILERIGRRCGVPARMAAPADIAAQADIVVTATRSTTPLFAGQALRAGAFVGAIGSSLPHTRELDDEALRRARAVVVEWREQTLSEAGDLVLAAPDTGLDAKVVELADVLAGRAAARQADEDIVIYKSVGVGLEDVALAGYAYRRLAAQRGWPAP, encoded by the coding sequence ATGCTGCACATCGACGACGCAATGATCGAGGACGCGGTCACTCCGCAGGCCGCGCAGGAGGTGCTGCACGCCGCATTCCTGGACTTCGGCCGGGGCTCGGCCGCCATGCAGCGGCGCGTGCGCACCGAGGCCGGCGGCGTGAAGCTGTCGACCCTGGGCGCGGTGATTCCCGGCCAGGGCGTGGCCGGCGCCAAGGTGTACACCACGATCAAGGGGCAGTTCCAGTTCGTGATCCTGCTGTTTTCGGCCGCCGACGGCCGGCCGCTGGCGACGTGCGACGCAGGCACGCTGACGCGCAAGCGCACCGCGGCGTGCACGGTGCTGGCCGCCGGCGCGCTGGCCCGTCCGCGTTCCAGCGTGCTGGGGCTGTTCGGCGCCGGCACCCAGGGCGCCGAGCATGCGGCGCAGCTGAGCGCGCGCTTTGCCCTGGAGGCCATCCTGGTCCATGACCCGTATGCGTCGCCCGAGATCCTGGAGCGCATCGGCCGGCGCTGCGGCGTCCCGGCGCGCATGGCCGCGCCCGCCGACATTGCCGCGCAGGCCGATATCGTGGTGACCGCAACGCGCTCGACCACGCCGCTGTTTGCCGGGCAGGCATTGCGCGCGGGCGCGTTCGTGGGGGCGATCGGGTCCAGCCTGCCGCATACGCGGGAACTGGACGACGAGGCCTTGCGCCGCGCGCGGGCGGTCGTGGTGGAGTGGCGCGAGCAGACGCTGTCCGAAGCGGGCGACCTGGTGCTGGCCGCGCCGGATACCGGCCTGGACGCCAAAGTGGTCGAACTGGCCGATGTGCTGGCCGGGCGGGCGGCGGCGCGCCAGGCGGATGAAGATATCGTGATCTACAAGTCGGTGGGCGTGGGGCTGGAGGACGTGGCCCTGGCCGGGTACGCCTACCGCCGCCTGGCCGCCCAGCGCGGCTGGCCGGCGCCCTAG
- a CDS encoding 2Fe-2S iron-sulfur cluster-binding protein — protein sequence MNTMVEITFITNGGKVVTAPENSNLLRVSLKEQGGIPFKCGGGLCGTCKCLIESGLEHTDAIKPKERRHLTPEDFERGYRMACQTFVNGDIKVSWQKPKPV from the coding sequence GTGAACACCATGGTCGAAATCACCTTCATCACCAACGGCGGCAAGGTCGTCACCGCGCCCGAGAACAGCAATCTGCTGCGCGTTTCCCTCAAGGAGCAGGGCGGCATTCCCTTCAAGTGCGGCGGCGGGCTGTGCGGGACCTGCAAGTGCCTGATCGAATCGGGGCTGGAGCATACCGATGCCATCAAGCCCAAGGAGCGCCGGCACCTGACGCCGGAAGACTTCGAGCGCGGCTACCGCATGGCGTGCCAGACGTTCGTCAACGGCGACATCAAGGTGTCGTGGCAGAAACCCAAGCCCGTTTGA
- a CDS encoding 2Fe-2S iron-sulfur cluster-binding protein codes for MPIVVFHKGDETFTDEVKDNTNLVVRAGIKQFPYPNLRYQCGMGKCATCACRILAGGEHLPEPNWKEKKQLGDRLAQGYRLACQLWITHDIELRQDAAAPAGGGD; via the coding sequence ATGCCTATCGTTGTATTCCACAAGGGCGACGAAACCTTTACCGATGAGGTGAAGGACAACACCAATCTGGTGGTGCGCGCCGGGATCAAGCAGTTTCCCTATCCGAACCTGCGCTACCAGTGCGGGATGGGCAAGTGCGCCACCTGCGCGTGCCGCATCCTCGCTGGCGGCGAACACCTGCCCGAGCCGAACTGGAAAGAGAAAAAGCAGCTGGGAGACCGGCTGGCCCAGGGCTACCGCCTGGCTTGCCAGCTGTGGATTACCCACGATATAGAGCTGCGCCAGGACGCGGCGGCGCCGGCCGGCGGCGGAGACTGA
- a CDS encoding DUF523 domain-containing protein, with protein sequence MEWVLVSACLLGRPVRYDGRDAATGHPVLARWQAERRVVAVCPEVAGGLPTPRPPAEIAAGAGGAAVLDGLAQVREASGVDVSAAFVEGARQALALVRERGIRVAVLKEGSPSCGSGYTYDGSFSGARIAREGVTAASLRRAGVRVFSEHELDAAQAWLRHLETGA encoded by the coding sequence ATGGAATGGGTCTTGGTCAGTGCCTGCCTGCTGGGCCGGCCGGTGCGCTACGACGGACGCGATGCCGCGACCGGGCATCCGGTGCTGGCGCGCTGGCAGGCCGAGCGGCGCGTGGTGGCGGTGTGCCCGGAAGTCGCCGGCGGCTTGCCCACGCCGCGTCCGCCGGCGGAAATCGCCGCCGGCGCCGGGGGCGCCGCGGTGCTCGACGGCCTGGCGCAGGTGCGCGAGGCCTCGGGCGTCGACGTCAGCGCCGCTTTCGTCGAGGGCGCGCGGCAGGCGCTGGCGCTGGTGCGCGAGCGCGGCATCCGCGTTGCCGTGCTCAAGGAGGGCAGCCCGTCGTGCGGCAGCGGGTACACGTACGACGGCAGTTTCAGCGGCGCGCGCATCGCGCGCGAAGGCGTGACGGCGGCCAGCCTGAGGCGCGCCGGCGTGCGCGTGTTCAGCGAGCACGAGCTCGACGCCGCCCAGGCCTGGCTGCGCCACCTCGAAACCGGCGCCTGA
- a CDS encoding heme/hemin ABC transporter substrate-binding protein, which yields MRQAMKRLLAWLLAMACAGAAAAAQTAPAQRVVTLGGTVTEIVYALGQGGRLVGDDLSSLYPQAATQLPRIGYYRAVPVEGVLALEPDLVLASEQAGPPDAIERLKAVGVRVAVVSDQASVKSLHARIRAIAQALDAVPEGERLAAQLDAELARAEALPASGARALLLMNRTGTPLGAGRDTAADLLLRLSGLANALAGQEGYKPLSAEALGALAPEVIVVTAASLAASGGLEKLRAQPGIAATPAAQRQCIVVMDDLLALGTGPRLPQAIRQLKETPCVAGHGAPPAR from the coding sequence GTGAGGCAGGCCATGAAGCGCTTGCTGGCATGGCTATTGGCGATGGCCTGCGCCGGGGCCGCGGCCGCGGCGCAGACCGCGCCGGCGCAGCGCGTCGTCACGCTGGGCGGCACCGTTACCGAAATCGTCTATGCGCTGGGCCAGGGCGGCCGCCTGGTCGGCGACGACCTGTCCAGCCTGTACCCGCAGGCGGCCACGCAACTGCCGCGCATCGGCTACTACCGGGCGGTGCCGGTCGAGGGCGTGCTGGCGCTCGAACCCGACCTGGTGCTGGCCTCCGAACAGGCCGGACCGCCCGACGCCATCGAGCGCCTGAAGGCGGTGGGCGTCCGTGTCGCGGTCGTCTCCGACCAGGCGTCGGTGAAGTCGCTGCATGCGCGCATACGCGCCATCGCCCAGGCGTTGGATGCCGTGCCAGAAGGCGAGCGCCTGGCCGCCCAGCTCGATGCCGAGCTGGCCCGGGCCGAGGCGCTGCCGGCCTCGGGCGCGCGCGCGCTGCTGCTGATGAACCGCACCGGCACACCCCTGGGCGCCGGGCGCGACACCGCGGCGGACCTGCTGCTGCGCCTGTCGGGGCTGGCCAACGCGCTGGCCGGCCAGGAGGGCTACAAGCCCTTGTCGGCCGAAGCGCTCGGGGCGCTGGCGCCCGAGGTCATCGTGGTGACCGCGGCCTCGCTGGCGGCATCGGGCGGCCTGGAGAAGCTGCGCGCGCAACCAGGAATCGCCGCCACGCCCGCCGCGCAACGCCAGTGCATCGTGGTCATGGACGACCTGCTGGCGCTGGGAACCGGCCCGCGCCTGCCGCAGGCGATCCGCCAACTCAAGGAGACGCCTTGTGTCGCTGGCCACGGCGCCCCGCCCGCCCGCTAG
- a CDS encoding DUF4880 domain-containing protein, with the protein MAREAARWLVRLGSGQASADEIQACDHWRASHAEHERAWQRARRLTSMFDRIPPAVGQAALGRARDRRAMLKSLVALLAAPPAAWAALRGARNSGWLADLRTGTGETRTVALGPGTQLRLNTGTAVSLDDGSGLLSLRLHRGEIYLEADRPCRVLTRGGMIRTQAAHLWLRQDDADGLLGVVAGLAFWQGADNRTHSVAAGQRIAWHDGALQGAAQTLDGSPDWLRGVLRADAMRLDRFLRELSRYRPGTLRCDPRVAGLRLSGVFQLAHTDDILRALPALLPVQLSYVTPYWITVGPRPAGATT; encoded by the coding sequence GTGGCGCGCGAGGCCGCCCGCTGGCTCGTGCGGCTGGGCTCCGGCCAGGCCAGCGCCGACGAAATCCAGGCCTGCGACCACTGGCGCGCCAGCCATGCCGAGCACGAACGCGCCTGGCAGCGCGCCCGCCGGCTGACGAGCATGTTCGACCGCATCCCGCCGGCCGTGGGCCAGGCCGCCCTGGGCCGCGCGCGGGACCGCCGCGCGATGCTGAAATCCTTGGTCGCACTGCTGGCGGCGCCGCCGGCCGCCTGGGCCGCGCTGCGGGGCGCCCGGAACAGCGGCTGGCTGGCCGACCTGCGCACCGGCACCGGCGAAACCCGCACGGTGGCGTTGGGCCCGGGCACGCAGTTGCGCCTGAATACCGGCACCGCCGTCAGCCTGGACGACGGCTCCGGCTTGCTCAGCCTGCGCCTGCACCGCGGCGAAATCTACCTCGAAGCCGACCGCCCCTGCCGCGTGCTGACCCGCGGCGGCATGATCCGCACGCAGGCGGCGCACCTCTGGCTGCGCCAGGACGATGCCGACGGCCTGCTCGGCGTGGTGGCCGGGCTGGCCTTCTGGCAGGGCGCCGACAACCGCACCCACTCGGTTGCGGCCGGACAACGCATCGCGTGGCACGACGGCGCCCTGCAGGGCGCGGCGCAAACGCTGGATGGCTCGCCGGACTGGCTGCGCGGCGTGCTGCGCGCCGATGCCATGCGCCTGGACCGCTTCCTGCGCGAACTGAGCCGCTACCGCCCGGGTACGCTGCGCTGCGACCCCAGGGTGGCCGGGCTGCGTCTGTCCGGCGTGTTCCAGCTGGCCCACACCGACGACATCCTGCGCGCCCTGCCGGCGCTGCTGCCGGTGCAACTGTCCTATGTAACGCCGTACTGGATCACCGTCGGGCCCCGGCCCGCCGGCGCCACGACGTGA
- a CDS encoding heme ABC transporter ATP-binding protein, which produces MTLQARNLTLARGGAPILTDVSLTLAPGALVGLLGANGAGKSTLLAALAGELAPRSGQVFLGDADLATLSARQLARRRAVLPQKPSLSFDLGVSDVVGMGAYPFPELDPAAVRQLVRDALEQAGVTHLAQRRYPQLSGGEQQRVQFARVLAQCHAMHAPGQTRYLMLDEPISNLDPRHQMELLATARALAHEAGMGVLVIVHDINQAARWCDTLALLADDRLAALGPPADVLTPDHMRRVYGIEADVLAHPTLPGRLLVLAR; this is translated from the coding sequence ATGACCCTGCAAGCCCGCAATCTGACCTTGGCGCGCGGCGGCGCGCCCATCCTCACCGACGTGTCGCTGACGCTGGCGCCCGGCGCGCTGGTGGGCCTGCTGGGCGCCAATGGCGCCGGCAAGTCCACCCTGCTGGCGGCGCTGGCCGGCGAACTGGCGCCGCGCTCGGGCCAGGTCTTCCTGGGCGATGCAGACCTGGCGACGTTGAGCGCGCGGCAGCTGGCGCGCCGCCGCGCCGTGCTGCCGCAAAAACCCTCGCTGTCGTTCGACCTGGGCGTCAGCGACGTGGTCGGCATGGGCGCCTATCCGTTTCCGGAACTGGATCCGGCCGCCGTGCGCCAGCTGGTGCGCGACGCGCTGGAGCAGGCGGGCGTGACCCACCTGGCGCAGCGGCGCTATCCGCAGCTGTCCGGCGGCGAGCAGCAGCGCGTGCAGTTCGCGCGCGTGCTGGCGCAGTGCCATGCCATGCACGCGCCCGGCCAGACCCGCTACCTGATGCTGGACGAACCCATTTCCAACCTGGACCCCAGGCACCAGATGGAATTGCTGGCCACGGCGCGGGCGCTGGCCCACGAGGCCGGCATGGGGGTGCTGGTGATCGTGCATGACATCAATCAGGCGGCGCGCTGGTGCGACACGCTGGCACTGCTGGCCGATGACCGGCTGGCCGCGCTGGGGCCGCCCGCCGACGTGCTGACGCCGGACCACATGCGGCGCGTCTATGGCATCGAGGCCGATGTGCTGGCGCATCCCACCCTGCCCGGCCGCCTGCTGGTGCTGGCGCGCTGA
- a CDS encoding hemin-degrading factor gives MTEPTFATRAAALRQRNDELAASQPGQRARNLAQALGVSEAEWIAAGCNGARVTALRGKPQAIFRDLGELGEVMALTRNDWCVHERHGRYEDIQAEGPVGLVLGPDIDLRVFFNCWASAWAVEQDGHTSLQFFDGAGVAVHKVYRTEATDGAAWEALVARYAGEPEWPEPQPYPPAADAAAVDDPAALRRDWLAMQDTHEFFPLLRRLKVGRLAALKAAGADLAQQVPAETVEHMLTQAAASGLSIMCFVGNRGMIQIHTGPVEKLRRTGPWYNVLDPRFNLHLNTETVDSAWVVSKPTSDGWVTSLELYTAGGELIVQFFGERKPGKPELTAWRQLLSGLCGQPLAE, from the coding sequence ATGACCGAACCGACCTTTGCCACCCGCGCCGCGGCGCTGCGCCAGCGCAACGACGAGCTGGCCGCCAGCCAGCCCGGCCAGCGTGCCCGCAACCTGGCCCAGGCGCTCGGCGTCTCGGAAGCCGAATGGATCGCGGCCGGCTGCAACGGCGCGCGCGTCACCGCGCTGCGCGGCAAGCCGCAAGCCATCTTCCGCGACCTGGGCGAGCTGGGCGAAGTCATGGCCCTCACCCGCAACGACTGGTGCGTGCATGAACGGCACGGCCGCTACGAGGACATCCAGGCCGAGGGGCCGGTGGGCCTGGTGCTGGGGCCGGATATCGACCTGCGCGTGTTCTTCAACTGTTGGGCCAGCGCCTGGGCCGTCGAACAGGACGGCCACACCAGCCTGCAATTCTTCGACGGCGCGGGCGTGGCGGTGCACAAGGTGTACCGCACCGAAGCGACCGACGGCGCGGCCTGGGAGGCGCTGGTCGCCCGCTACGCGGGCGAGCCCGAATGGCCCGAGCCGCAGCCCTATCCGCCCGCCGCCGACGCCGCCGCCGTGGACGATCCGGCCGCGCTGCGGCGTGACTGGCTGGCCATGCAGGACACGCACGAGTTCTTCCCGCTGCTGCGCAGGCTGAAGGTCGGGCGGCTGGCGGCCCTGAAGGCCGCCGGCGCCGACCTGGCGCAACAGGTGCCGGCCGAGACGGTCGAGCACATGCTGACGCAGGCCGCGGCCAGCGGCCTGTCCATCATGTGCTTCGTCGGCAACCGTGGCATGATCCAGATCCATACCGGCCCGGTCGAGAAGCTGCGCCGTACCGGCCCCTGGTACAACGTGCTGGACCCGCGCTTCAACCTGCACCTGAACACCGAGACCGTCGATTCGGCCTGGGTGGTCAGCAAGCCCACCAGCGACGGCTGGGTCACCTCGCTGGAGCTGTACACGGCCGGCGGCGAGCTGATCGTGCAGTTCTTCGGCGAGCGCAAGCCCGGCAAGCCCGAACTGACCGCCTGGCGCCAACTGCTGTCTGGCCTGTGCGGCCAGCCGCTGGCCGAGTGA
- a CDS encoding sigma-70 family RNA polymerase sigma factor — translation MPLTSLAPQDAVHALYREHHGWLQSWLRKKLNDAYDAADLAQDTFVRVLRHRAELATLREPRAYLLTIAGRLVVNHYRRRSLERAYLEALASLPPAHAPSPEQRALILEALDQIDAFLHSLAPKVRQAFLLAQLERLPYADIARRLQVSVRTVQRYIAQGYEQCILLAP, via the coding sequence GTGCCCCTCACCTCCCTCGCCCCCCAGGACGCCGTCCACGCGCTGTACCGCGAACATCACGGCTGGCTGCAAAGCTGGCTGCGCAAGAAGCTGAATGATGCCTACGACGCCGCCGACCTGGCGCAGGACACCTTCGTGCGCGTGCTGCGCCACCGCGCCGAACTCGCCACGCTGCGCGAGCCGCGCGCCTACCTGCTGACCATCGCCGGCCGACTGGTCGTCAACCACTACCGGCGCCGCTCGCTCGAACGGGCCTACCTCGAGGCCCTGGCCAGCCTGCCGCCGGCGCACGCCCCCTCGCCCGAACAACGCGCCCTGATCCTGGAAGCCCTGGACCAGATCGATGCCTTTCTGCACAGCCTGGCCCCGAAAGTGCGCCAGGCGTTCCTGCTGGCCCAGCTGGAACGCCTGCCATATGCGGACATCGCCCGGCGCCTGCAGGTATCGGTACGCACCGTGCAGCGCTACATCGCGCAGGGCTACGAGCAATGCATCCTGCTGGCCCCCTGA
- a CDS encoding FecCD family ABC transporter permease, giving the protein MLAVGILAAASGAVHIPLADLARLIGGDSTPRDALWRNVLFDIRLPRVLFAATAGAALAICGAAMQALFRNPLAEPGLVGISAGGAMGAVLAIVLTSGGFAITAPAAFAGSLLATGCAYVLGRRAHGVAGLLLAGIAINTVAGSVIGLLTFMASDAQLRDLTFWSMGSLAGARWSLLAFLAPWTLLWSWWLMRQWRAMNALLLGEREAHHLGLALRSVRRQLVLATALIVGPLVAATGGIGFVGLVVPHLIRMTLGADHRWLLPASMLAGALALTLADWLARVVIVPAELPIGLVTSLVGGPFFLWLLARGRRL; this is encoded by the coding sequence CTGCTGGCGGTGGGCATTCTCGCCGCCGCCAGCGGCGCGGTGCATATTCCGCTGGCCGACCTGGCGCGCCTGATCGGCGGCGACAGTACGCCGCGGGATGCGCTGTGGCGCAACGTGCTGTTCGACATCCGCCTGCCGCGCGTGCTGTTCGCGGCCACCGCGGGCGCGGCGCTGGCGATCTGCGGCGCGGCCATGCAGGCGCTGTTTCGCAATCCGCTGGCCGAGCCCGGGCTGGTAGGCATTTCGGCCGGCGGCGCGATGGGCGCGGTGCTGGCCATCGTGCTGACCTCCGGCGGCTTCGCCATCACGGCGCCCGCGGCCTTCGCCGGCAGCCTGCTGGCTACCGGCTGCGCCTACGTGCTGGGACGCCGCGCGCATGGCGTGGCGGGCCTGCTGCTGGCCGGCATCGCCATCAACACGGTGGCCGGCAGCGTGATCGGCCTGCTGACCTTCATGGCCTCGGACGCGCAACTGCGCGACCTCACGTTCTGGAGCATGGGCAGCCTGGCCGGCGCGCGCTGGTCGTTGCTGGCGTTTCTGGCGCCCTGGACCTTGCTGTGGTCGTGGTGGCTGATGCGCCAGTGGCGCGCCATGAACGCACTGCTGCTGGGCGAGCGCGAGGCGCACCACCTCGGTCTCGCGCTGCGCTCGGTACGGCGGCAACTGGTGCTGGCCACCGCGCTGATCGTCGGCCCCCTGGTGGCGGCCACCGGCGGCATCGGGTTCGTCGGCCTGGTCGTGCCCCACCTGATACGCATGACGCTGGGCGCCGACCACCGCTGGCTGCTGCCCGCCTCGATGCTGGCCGGCGCCCTGGCCCTGACGCTGGCGGACTGGCTGGCGCGGGTGGTCATCGTACCGGCGGAACTGCCCATCGGACTGGTCACCAGCCTGGTGGGCGGCCCCTTTTTCCTGTGGCTGCTGGCGCGCGGCCGCCGTCTCTGA
- a CDS encoding TonB-dependent receptor, protein MVYACDQGARRARPAPPRRPQTALAMRGALAACALAGTLAAAPAAAQPTAAPASAGARAWHIDAGPLGEALARFADQAGITLLYDPAAVRGRASAGLQGVYSVPDGLARLLDGSGLDARQRGAGTYVLQALPAGPVAQLAPVTIEADGVRADPAWARTATRRELDARQVLDWSDIGKRVDPGVNYNRRTKSINIRGLDENRVVTRIDGIRLPWLDDGARGIQGGLNAVDFNTLSRLDVVRGADSSAAGSGALGGLADLRTLEPADLLRDGRRFGALAKSDYDSADASWGLNAALAGQVHDDTSWLLQAGTRNGHDLDNRADTGGYGSKRSQPSPEDYAQNNFLLKLQQRIDGGHRLGLTGEYFKRRADLDQMYQQGAGTSYQYGANRTHEETTRKRVSLDYQYNAPQAGAAIDSARAMVYWQRLRLDSSQDARRTRDGRAYARPGDPYFYGYPSGPYGRSNSIQESILGVNGELSSRFEGMVSQRVTIGGEWYGNRTEQYSDGYDNCPAIPPGTPAPMGPRLCDMLHTNQADMPRVKGSQWAIWAQDEIAFADGRYILTPSLRYDHYEQKPQQGGGYQNNPNAGALPPSSSGGRFSPKLLGTWKAREALTLYAQYGFGYRAPSATELYTNYGGPGTYLRVGNPSLKPETSKGWELGARLGDDQLGGAVSLFDNRYQNFIDKNVPLGKGSPQWQPAWDGQYPLGVTGLANRARVRIYGAEASAHWRFAPNWRTWGSLAWAVGKDENTGQHLNSVPPLKAILGLGYQRDEWGIDAMLTAATRRDDVQYPEASASARYADFQAPGYGVVDLSAYWRPAAVKGLQLQAGVFNLFDKKYWEAINVPTAGAIAIPRPLDWYNEPGRSVRVSLTYQY, encoded by the coding sequence ATGGTTTACGCTTGCGATCAGGGCGCCCGCCGCGCCCGTCCCGCGCCGCCAAGGCGCCCCCAAACGGCACTGGCCATGCGCGGCGCGCTGGCGGCATGCGCACTGGCCGGTACGCTGGCGGCCGCTCCCGCCGCCGCGCAGCCGACGGCGGCGCCCGCATCGGCGGGCGCGCGCGCCTGGCACATCGACGCCGGCCCCCTGGGCGAGGCCCTGGCGCGCTTTGCCGACCAGGCCGGCATTACCCTGCTGTACGACCCCGCCGCGGTGCGCGGCCGCGCCAGCGCCGGCCTGCAAGGCGTGTACTCGGTGCCCGACGGCCTGGCGCGCCTGCTCGATGGCAGCGGCCTGGACGCGCGCCAGCGCGGCGCCGGCACCTACGTGCTGCAGGCGCTGCCCGCCGGCCCGGTCGCCCAGCTGGCGCCGGTCACCATCGAGGCTGACGGCGTGCGCGCCGATCCCGCCTGGGCCCGCACCGCCACGCGCCGCGAGCTCGACGCGCGCCAGGTGCTCGACTGGAGCGATATCGGCAAGCGCGTCGATCCCGGCGTCAACTACAACCGCCGCACCAAGAGCATCAACATCCGCGGCCTGGACGAAAACCGCGTGGTCACGCGCATCGACGGCATCCGCCTGCCCTGGCTCGACGACGGCGCGCGCGGCATCCAGGGCGGGCTGAACGCGGTGGACTTCAACACCCTGTCGCGCCTGGACGTCGTGCGCGGCGCCGACTCCAGCGCGGCCGGCTCCGGCGCGCTGGGCGGCCTGGCCGACCTGCGCACGCTCGAACCCGCCGACCTGCTGCGCGACGGGCGCCGCTTCGGCGCGCTGGCCAAGTCCGACTATGACTCGGCCGACGCCAGCTGGGGCCTGAACGCGGCCCTGGCCGGGCAGGTCCACGACGACACCAGCTGGCTGTTGCAGGCGGGCACCCGCAATGGGCACGACCTGGACAACCGCGCCGACACGGGCGGCTACGGCAGCAAGCGCAGCCAGCCCAGCCCCGAGGACTACGCCCAGAACAACTTCCTGCTCAAGCTGCAGCAGCGCATCGACGGCGGCCATCGCCTCGGCCTGACGGGCGAATACTTCAAGCGCCGCGCCGACCTCGACCAGATGTACCAGCAGGGCGCCGGCACCAGCTACCAGTACGGCGCCAACCGCACCCACGAGGAAACCACGCGCAAGCGCGTCTCGCTGGACTACCAGTACAACGCCCCGCAGGCCGGCGCCGCGATCGACAGCGCCCGGGCCATGGTGTATTGGCAGCGGCTGCGGCTGGACAGCTCGCAGGACGCCCGCCGCACGCGCGACGGGCGCGCCTACGCCCGCCCCGGCGACCCGTACTTCTACGGCTACCCCAGCGGCCCCTACGGGCGCAGCAACTCGATCCAGGAATCGATCCTCGGCGTCAACGGCGAGCTCTCCAGCCGCTTCGAAGGCATGGTGTCGCAGCGCGTGACGATAGGCGGCGAATGGTACGGCAACCGCACCGAGCAGTACTCGGACGGCTACGACAACTGCCCCGCCATCCCGCCCGGCACGCCCGCGCCGATGGGGCCGCGCCTGTGCGACATGCTGCATACCAACCAGGCCGACATGCCCCGGGTCAAGGGCAGCCAGTGGGCCATCTGGGCGCAGGACGAAATCGCCTTCGCCGACGGGCGCTACATCCTGACCCCGTCACTGCGCTACGACCATTACGAGCAGAAGCCGCAGCAAGGCGGCGGCTACCAGAACAACCCCAACGCCGGCGCGCTGCCGCCGTCGTCGTCGGGGGGCCGCTTCTCGCCCAAGCTGCTGGGCACCTGGAAGGCGCGCGAGGCGCTGACGCTGTATGCGCAATACGGCTTCGGCTACCGGGCGCCGTCGGCCACCGAGCTGTACACCAACTACGGCGGCCCGGGAACCTATCTGCGCGTGGGCAATCCCTCCTTGAAGCCCGAGACCAGCAAGGGCTGGGAACTGGGCGCCCGCCTGGGCGACGACCAGTTGGGAGGCGCCGTATCGCTGTTCGACAACCGCTACCAGAACTTCATCGACAAGAACGTGCCGCTGGGCAAGGGTTCGCCGCAATGGCAGCCGGCCTGGGACGGCCAGTACCCGCTGGGCGTCACCGGGCTGGCCAACCGGGCGCGCGTGCGCATCTATGGCGCCGAAGCCTCGGCGCACTGGCGGTTCGCGCCCAACTGGCGCACCTGGGGCTCGCTGGCCTGGGCCGTGGGCAAGGACGAAAACACCGGCCAGCACCTGAATTCGGTGCCGCCGCTCAAGGCCATCCTCGGCCTGGGCTACCAGCGCGACGAATGGGGCATCGACGCCATGCTGACGGCCGCCACGCGCCGCGACGACGTGCAATACCCCGAGGCCTCCGCCAGCGCGCGCTACGCCGATTTCCAGGCCCCGGGCTACGGCGTGGTGGATCTGTCCGCCTACTGGCGCCCGGCCGCCGTCAAGGGCCTGCAGCTGCAGGCGGGCGTGTTCAACCTGTTCGACAAGAAATACTGGGAAGCCATCAACGTGCCCACGGCGGGTGCCATTGCGATTCCGCGACCGTTAGACTGGTACAACGAGCCAGGCCGCAGCGTGCGCGTATCGTTGACCTACCAGTATTGA
- a CDS encoding 2OG-Fe(II) oxygenase encodes MDTCPNTVQARIGALDWPALETALDARGAAVAHGLLDARECGELAALYAQPRLFRSRIVMARHGFGRGEYQYFAYPLPPLVAQLRTAFYPPLAAVANRWNAALRDPMRYPARHADWLHTCHQADQARPTPLLLKYGPGDYNCLHQDLYGERVFPLQVAILLSRPGRDFDGGEFVMTEQRSGHAARAEVMPLAQGDALVFAVNRRPAQGARGPVQASLRHGVSELRAGQRYTIGIIFHDAT; translated from the coding sequence ATGGATACTTGCCCGAACACGGTGCAGGCGCGCATCGGCGCGCTGGACTGGCCGGCCCTGGAAACCGCGCTCGATGCGCGCGGCGCCGCCGTCGCGCACGGCCTGCTGGATGCGCGCGAATGCGGCGAGCTGGCCGCCCTGTACGCACAGCCGCGGCTGTTCCGCAGCCGCATCGTCATGGCCCGGCACGGCTTCGGCCGCGGCGAGTACCAGTATTTCGCCTATCCGCTGCCGCCGCTGGTGGCGCAGCTGCGCACGGCGTTCTATCCGCCGCTGGCGGCCGTGGCCAACCGCTGGAATGCGGCGCTGCGCGATCCCATGCGCTATCCGGCGCGGCATGCCGACTGGCTGCATACCTGCCACCAGGCCGACCAGGCGCGCCCCACGCCGCTGCTGCTCAAGTATGGGCCGGGCGATTACAACTGCCTGCACCAGGACCTGTACGGCGAACGGGTGTTCCCCTTGCAGGTGGCCATCCTGCTGTCGCGGCCCGGCCGCGACTTCGACGGCGGCGAGTTCGTGATGACCGAGCAGCGCTCCGGACACGCGGCGCGCGCCGAGGTCATGCCGCTGGCGCAGGGCGACGCGCTGGTTTTCGCGGTCAACCGGCGGCCGGCGCAAGGCGCGCGCGGGCCGGTGCAGGCCAGCCTGCGCCATGGGGTGAGCGAACTGCGGGCCGGCCAACGCTATACGATAGGCATCATCTTCCACGACGCCACCTGA